In Deferribacterota bacterium, the DNA window TTATCAAATAAATCAATATAACTATTATAATTTCCCACTGCCACGTTATATGGATGAAATCGTTTATTGTTAATATTATTTTTAAGTTTTTCATAATTTTTAGGATTTGCCTCAAATGCATAGATCTCAACTTTTTTTGTTATATCTAAAATTTTTTTTGAATAATTACCAACAAAAGCACCAACATCGAAAACAATACCTTTATCACAATCTTTAAAATAGTTTTTGATAAAGTTAGTTTCTCCAGTTATAATCATATCTTTATTAAAATTTTTAATACCTATACCGTGTAACCCCAATTCATATAATAGTTTATTTAGCCTTATAAATTTTTTTCTTGTAAAATAATGTTTCCAAAATTTAATTATAGATTTTCTTAATTTTATGAAATCTATAAAATATTTTTTAAGAAAATTTTTGAAATTTTTATCGGAAGGTTTATAATTTTTCCAGGGTGTTTTTTTAAGATATTCCCAATAATATTTTTTGTAGGGATGTTTATCAATATAATGCCAGGGTTTAATAGGGCCTGTAAAATGGACAATTGAAGGTTTGTTGATTGCATTTTTTATTTCTTGTTTTGTATAACATATTGATTGACTTGTATATACTTCAAAATTGTAAATCATTTTATAGTATACATTCCATTTTGGATTTAGAGGTTTCCATTTACTTTTGACTATAACATTCAACGAATCATCAAGTGGGCCTACTATAATATTTTCATTATCTATAATGAATTTAATACATTTTTCCGGTATATTAAGTTTGCGCATTGATTTTAAGTTTAAGACCATAATGCCCCCGCAAAAAGTTGGTTCTTCTGCAGTTAGGCCTAACTTTATTTTATGATTAACACAACTTTCAACGGCATATAAAAAGGGCGTTTCAAGATTAAAAATAACTTCATCAAGAATTTTAGAGATATCATCTAATAATATTAAATCTGGATCCAAATAAATTACATAGTTATCATTAATAAAATATGGAGCTAATATTCGCAAGTATGTTGTTTTTGTTAAGTATGATTTAATAGGTGGTTTATCAAGATATTTTTTAAGATCTACATATATGGGATTAAATGTTTTGACATTCTTATATCTCATTATAAAATTTTTGAACTTTTCTATATTTTGAGCTGATAATTCACAATACATTAGATAAAGGTTTATATATTTAGATGTCTTACCAAGCAGTGATGTTATCATTACAGCCGCATGCTGGATATAGTTATCATCTACAGTTATTAGTATATTTACCGGTTTATCATTCATATTAAACTTTGTATTTTATTATTAATACGTCAAATTTTTATTGCATTATAATATAGTCATTTTTAATATAATAATCAATATGCATAAAATCTCAGTAATTCTACCAACGTATAATGGAGCAACAAGGGGAGGCGGTGTATATTTAAGGCAAGCCATTGAAAGTGTACTTAATCAAACCTATAAGAATTTT includes these proteins:
- a CDS encoding FkbM family methyltransferase translates to MNDKPVNILITVDDNYIQHAAVMITSLLGKTSKYINLYLMYCELSAQNIEKFKNFIMRYKNVKTFNPIYVDLKKYLDKPPIKSYLTKTTYLRILAPYFINDNYVIYLDPDLILLDDISKILDEVIFNLETPFLYAVESCVNHKIKLGLTAEEPTFCGGIMVLNLKSMRKLNIPEKCIKFIIDNENIIVGPLDDSLNVIVKSKWKPLNPKWNVYYKMIYNFEVYTSQSICYTKQEIKNAINKPSIVHFTGPIKPWHYIDKHPYKKYYWEYLKKTPWKNYKPSDKNFKNFLKKYFIDFIKLRKSIIKFWKHYFTRKKFIRLNKLLYELGLHGIGIKNFNKDMIITGETNFIKNYFKDCDKGIVFDVGAFVGNYSKKILDITKKVEIYAFEANPKNYEKLKNNINNKRFHPYNVAVGNYNSYIDLFD